Genomic segment of Sander vitreus isolate 19-12246 chromosome 17, sanVit1, whole genome shotgun sequence:
ATATCTGAAACAAGGAAAGGGAAACAACACTGTAGGCTGAATGGGACGTCACAGTAAATCCCTCCCTGCCTATCAcctgcacacatactgtacgcaCCGTGTCCTGAGCCAGCTGTGCTCCTCTGCCCAGTGATATACTGGTGAGCAGTTTTAcagccagtctggtgcagttgTCTCCCAGCATCAGTTTACTGTAGCCTTCAGTCCGAGCTGTGTGCACCAGCAGATGCTGCCTTTGAGGAGACCACACAAAAATACAGAGTTTTTTTCaacatcattttgtgttttaatcaacatCATGATTGTCATTGGCAAGGCAAATGATACTATATTTTCTCTGCACCCCAGTGAATGTTCTCTCTGGGCCTCCCAGTTGtatcctcatttttttaatttatttatattttttatttaccatGGACGGTGCACAATAATCTACATTTCAGTTTCCACtttaatgtaaatgtgccagagttAACTAATGAGCTCATTttcatctgttgtccctgggcaGTTTATTACGAATTAGGGccgggcgatagggagaaaatacctcgatatcgatattgcgacgatattgtagggttgaaaTTTGGTGctaaacaaaatatttttacatttagatttttgatATATAATCATGAGTAACATGGATTTAATGAGTACGtgagtaaaggcaaataatataacaactagaacagtctggtaagttcacaAAATAACATAATTTTACTCTAATGCAGCTTGTAAAACCAGGAAAGACaatcatattacgatattacaatatccaaaatctaagacgatatctagtctcatatcacgatatcgatataaaattgatatattgcccatcCCTATTATGAATGGCCTATTACAGaacacaatacaataaaatacgataaaacacataaatactccccccgcgacccgataccggataagcaaacgaagatggatggatggacatcaCAAAAGCAGCAGATATATGTAACAAACAATGAGGTAAGGCATTGCAAGTTTGGTTTGCTTTAAGCCACAGTGACCATGTGGAGCAAATCAAATTCCCGTAGGAAGAACACAACACTTGGGAAATAAAGTACAGTAAGTACTAAATGAATGAAAGTCATGTTTTATCTTCAGTTAATTCATCATACATGTCAAAACAATGGAGGAGAGATGGTGTATTACCATCAACAGCTCAGACTAACTACAGAAGCACCATCAAGACAGATGGGAGTCAGCAGGTAGTGTCGATCTAACCTTAATGTGTTTAGCAGGTCTTCCCTGGCGGTCAGTGTCTTAGCAGAGCCAATCAGCTGCTGCAGTAACTGTCTGTGGGACTCCTGAACATGAGGTAGTAAGGTTTCCTCTTGTTGCCGTGGTGGCACACTGCTGCTGTCGCTCTGAATGAAATGATCAACGGCTGCTTTATAGGCGCCGGCTGGTCGCTCTGAAAGTGCCGGGGCAGTCACCAACACTGAACTGGGAAGTTCCAGAACCTAAAGAGCAGATGGAGGACACATTCAATATCCCATTTGACCCTCTTCCAcaagtgctgcggaggagggtctggctagtccacatagcatgcatgaaaaacgtgctctggtttattggcatttctttaaaccaatcacaattgtcatgggctccgccgcaaaatagtctcaggaaggaacttgttttggtggaacatgtggacgttcaaaagtagttttagtcgtgcgagagaaaactcagattggacagatagtctagctagctgtctggatttaccctgcagagatctgaggagcagttaaccatagtcctcacaaatccaccagaggttagaacgccaacacaaagaaagaggaaggggacggacatcggcgaaaagacatgcatccgggggaatttcctgcggcaccggaacaatcacgggaagtggaacatcaaggatatagactacatttgTTTGggcatttaggcctttatttgacaggacagctgaagacatgaaaggggagagagaggggagtgacatgcagcaaacggctgcaggtcggagttgaacccgggcccgctgcgtcgaggactaaacctctatatatgagcgcccgctctaccaactgagctatctgggcgcctggatatagactacatttgATCTGATGTAGTCTTTTTGTCAGTTTGACAGCACTCATTTCAGACCACTACATGTCCAACCTCATAAGATTGTAAACGTGTCATGAGACTGACAGGTAAAAATTCAGTCACATATTGGGCAACAAAATGCATGTGTGACAGAGTTTTAGACTTTATTCATTTTAGGTGTTGTAACAGACAGTCCTGACCTGTTCCAGAGGCACCATGTGGAAGGGGAAACCAGTAGCTTTGAACACAGCCTGCAGCTCAGCCAGcgtcctctgtctctcctccacaGACTGACCTACAGCACCCCCCTctgggaacacacacacgcgtaaaataaaaaaaaaaaaaaacttaaataaaacaattgttaatcacaaaaaaagtcctAGTGAAAGACATAGTGTACATGAAAATGATTAGACTCGCAACTTCATTTACCATCAATGAAGACGATGCCGGGAAAGAATCTCAACTTCTTGTGAGCATTCTGGCTCAAACCCTGGGAGGAAGAAAAGGTTTGCAGTtgcattaatatttaaaaacaaagacaaggaaACAAGATTATATTGGACCTATATGGTCATACAGAATCTCTCTGTATACGGAATGTATCGTGGACTTATAAGTAGCATTTCACCATCTGTTACATCATTAAATGTTCGGGGAACTTTGGTAGTTATTAGTTAATTAGTGAAAATCCTCCATTGATCCACATACAGCAGGTCACTGGCTGTTGTGCTCCATGCTGAAATGTTAGTACTGAACGATACTTTCCTGCTGACATCCACTGATGTTTTATAATGTGCTTGTCTCAGACCTCAGTCAGtaggtttacatgcacataatattccagttttCGCCCTAATtctgaaaaagacgatattccgactaagctgtttacatggctaatgaaagtgaatatcccactaatattcccgtttacatgtagccatgcaaaatacgatgttttcaaagtttaccagcagtggcggacttgttggagcgtgtgaacacagtgtccatctttcattccttcaaccagcttcttgaaaaggtcggctcatagccaaaaacctgttgacatccaggtctttgataatgtttaaaaaaagctgtGTTTCTCCCTCTTATCAGGTctccagccttgcaaactgttggctgcttggtttgtgtacagtaaccatagcaacgcacagagctgaccataagcctgcgGTGAAAACCCCGATTGAGacacatattccgaatgcgctgtatacatgtccaaagaatgcttctaaaactcgaataccggaatatcccacgtcttaatcggaaaaatGCTACAGTAtgttcggaaaaaggccttattctaaatatgctgtttacatgacctgtatcaaattcggaatattgtcatattcggaataatagtggaatactggtgtgcatgtaaatgtactgaTTGTGGCTGCACGTACCATAACGTGCTATTCTGTTGACCATCTGGTAAAACAGACAACCAAAAGCTTACTAACTAACCCTTATTCAACTTAtattttgttctttcacaaatatgtgctcattcatgtgtaattacttccaccaactaatcaaagtattctcgtaagcgtagaatctgacattcagaatcattcagaatacatacgggcgagtcgctcgaatgactgcagccatgtagcgcctccatctttaaaataccttagccaaagagggacatacctccgcatttcgccctctcacactcagtggcaccgtgacgaacgccagggggagattactcgccagggaagcgaaaaagagaattaaaacgacaacgggacaggcaaagcaacgagaccaaagttaatattggagtggctagaacagctgcgtgtaaacgacggagatactaagagatcatttcgggttcggccaccgtaggaggaggggctagaaagtaatattcagttggttgtcatatacaattttcaccgctagatgggagaaattcttacacaatgtagctttaaaaattaaattaagcATCGCGTTAGTTCATGCAGGACACGGAAGTCATATGCCCACTAACTGAGTTATCAGTCCCACCAGTCACAaccatttgttttttacatgaTTTCAACTGAAACAGGTAAACCTCTTGGACTTGACTGAGCATCGAGCAGGAAGAAGGACCTCCAGATACAGCCAGCAGCACCTACAACCACAGAAGACCTTTTAGTTCATTTGAATTATTATGTGTGCAtaataaatgatgaaaatgaattGCAGTATATTGGGTCATGCTGCGTCAGAAGAAAACACACGATTTTTATTTAGAGAATAAAGTGTACAAATAAAGCCTGCAGATTACCTTCTCTCCAGGGAAAATCACCCTGTTTTTGCCGAGCATGGCTCTGAACTTATGAATGAAGTATTCCTTGAAGCAGCCCctaacacagacagagaaatgatTTGAGCAAAGTCAGtaaaatgcaatttatttatttgcattgtgaagtcatttcttcttcttttttttcaaattattatttgtgggcatttttaggcctttattttgacaggacagctgaagacatgaagagagagagagagagagagagagagagagagaggggaatgacatgcagcaaagggccgcaggtcagagtcaaacccggggCCCGCTGCATGGAGGagaaaacctctatatatgggcgcccgctttaccaactgagctatctgggcaccTGTGAACTCATTTCTTTAAGCCACAACTCCAGCTCTAACAGCAATACGAACAAGACCTTTGAGAATCAGATATGGGACAGGCTGGATACATGGCCTGGTCACAACTAAAAAGTCAGATTCTGTCAGGGCTGTACGTTCTAAATAGGGATGCAcaatacatcattttttttatcgtcatcgcaatatcagcTGGCGCAATATATacatcgcaaaaggctgcaacatatcgtgaaagacactcagagattttttttgtgttagctgaaagaaaatgtcagtaGCAAccggcactttaaaatgtaactgtcattcttttttagtggtgccttttatattcaattcaatgttcaatttgttcaatgaaagaatgttggaaattatttatatcacttgttttaaattcaacaagaaaTTTGTTAAATAAACAGTGTGCTCAGTTCTGCTGCGTTCACGATATCAACAACGTTATcgatatcgcatattttcctcatatcgtgcagccctagttctaAAATAGTGGCCTTTATTTACCTCAACTGGCTTATTTAGAGATAGGGAGATTGATTTCTCTGCTTTTAGAATAACATTTGAGAAGATTGTGTTTCCTGATCTGCTCCTCACACTCACCAGTCTACTGCTGAGTTTCTCCTCTCATACACGATTTACCTTTCTTATTTACTCTTCACTTTTTATCATTGTTTGGAACACTTCCTTACAGAGATCTATTAAACAGAACCAGGTGCGAGTGAGACTTTATAAAGCtgtcatgtggacacgccgacagttttgGTTGTCATtaaaactacgcactatagctttaatgggTCTTAATCTAAACAGTTGTATGCATCTAGCCCCATTCAATGACTGCCCTGAGTTGTCCAGTAGATAGCAAGCAATAAAACAGTCTTACCTGCAGAACGTATCTCCTGCTCTGATGACCACAGCTGCAGGCGCCTCTTTGCATTTCACACACTTCTTAGAAACACTAACAAACGTAGGAACAAAAATCAAAAATGATTTGCattgattcatattttatgACACATTTATGGGCTGTCATTTATACTGCAAACATGTCTACATAAACTGTGGAGGTTGATGGTGTACTAGAATGCCACAATAGCTACACTACAGCAGTAATGCAGAGGGTCTTAAGTTATGTTTTCATCATGGGGAAACAGCTTTGACCCCCCCctctaccaccaccaccctccTCCTCTGGACATAGTGTTGCTTTCAAGTTTCCATTAACTCCAGTGCACACAGCAGACTATGTCAGCTTCATTATTTGCCCAGGGGCAAACCAGTACCGCTGAGCTGGAAAATATACTACCGATCTGGCTGTCCCAGATAGTTTGTGGTGATTTGATTACACATCAAATCTCAACACTCACAAGCCAGCGCATGAAAAAGTAGACGCTCACTGTAATTGTTTCTCTCCAATTGGCCATGAAGtgatccttcacaagcaataaCTCTTTCAGCATAGGTACGGCATGTGGAGTATTGTGTTAAGAACTACTTTATTTAGGAATATGTGCTGTAACAATGCAGGACCTGCTTTAGTTGATATGTGAGTGGTGCAATGATTAACTAAAAAAGTAGCATTTAATCAAATGACCAAAGCCAATCGACAATGCAGTGAACATATGACTTTGGTTCCTGTGGCAGTAATCCAGCTGTAATGACAGCTAACAGTTAGTCTGGTTGACTCCAGATAACTAGCACATAATGAGTTATAAACCTATCCCTTAAGACAACATACGGCCGTTCTTAATCCTATTGAAATACTAGACTTCAGATAGACATTCGCCATCGTTAAGTGCTTTTATGTTAGACATGTTTGCAGTGCTGATAACATGCGACTCTTTTAACGGTCTTAAACGTAAACATGATTATTATATGGGATGCACTAACTGGGACTGACTTGagaagcagtggcagcaaaaactctcctgtcctgttagtagtgtcctgaggagtgtcacaggacagtgtctgactgtcctgtgacacccagacactgtcctgtgactccatgactgtcccaggacagtcagacactgtcctgtacactgtcctgtgacacccagacactgtcctgtgactccatgactgtcccaggacagtcagacactgtcctgtacactgtcctgtgacacccagtACTGTCCTGTACacctgtcctgtgactccctgagccactgtcctgtgactccatgactgtcccaggacagtcagacactgtcctgtacactgtcctgtgacacccagacactgtcctgtgactccatgactgtcccaggacagtcagacactgtcctgtacactgtcctgtgacacccagacactgtcctgtgactccatgactgtcccaggacagtcagaaactgtcctgtacactgtcctgtgatacccagacactgtcctgtaactccatgactgtcccaggacagtcagaaactgtcctgtacactgtcctgtgacacgtGCCAGCACATTTACAATATAATAGAATAGCTTGTTCAACCAGTGTGCGCTGATAACGTACCTGGGTACCTCcgcctgctgcagctgctcctGGTAGTCTTCATCCACCTGGCACATAGCTGCTGCTAACGTCACTGAGTCTTACCGACGTCTGTAGCTGAAGCTATCCGAATACAGCGGAACGTCAACGGTATGTCAGCGAGACTTGTGTCTAGTTTTGAACTCGTAGAACAGTCGAATGTGTTGACGAGGAGCAGGTTGCACGTTGGGGGGGGAGAGGGTGGGCGGGACGGATACTTACGGCCTCGCGTTTCTGCTATATGTTACGATATAATGCTGCTCAATATTTACATTCACTTCACTTCAGTAACAACTGTGCGCGTGTGTGGCGGTGTCTGGTCTAAACATGGCACTTTTTGATGACGTGGATAATCTTCTTCTTTATGCTTTACGGTGCGttactgccacctgctggtaTGGAAGTCGAGTCAAGGCTTCTAATATCAAAATAAGACTAAATAAAACcgataacataataataataataataataataataataataataataataataataataataataataataacaataataaagacACATTGCTCATGTCCTGTCAAACAAATGTTCTGAAATAAATGTAGATACtcatattgcactattccttccctctcttcaaatgttattgtatattttttgtaaatttgtaaattctattgtattgttatactgcatacttcacagtattttttgtatatttcttactgtcctttctgtttttattctgtctatgtttgtttacgcaaacctgaccaataaagctgattctgatttttCTCCtgaacagctgaagacatgaaaggggagagagaggggggggggggaatgacatgcagcaaaggactgcaggtcggagtcaaaccggGGCCCGCTGCAtggaggagtaaacctctctATGCGGTGCcccctctaccaactgagctatccaggtgccCTCTGGAGACACTGTTAAACATGCTGACCAGATCTTAATATTGATTTGccggtccagtcagagagactgaggggaaatTACACAAAGTTGAAGGTATTTTAAAACCCTTAAAGATTCGGGGGgcttttaagaaaacatttggggctAAAGCCCCAGAAGCCAACCCGCTACGCCCCTGTGCTCTGCCTCCACCCTTACAGTCTTTtgttcgccccatgtaggctgagtcctgcagcggtgcagggtttgaatccaacctgctgcccttcgctgtgtgtcatcccccatctctctccccttttcatgGCTATCCACTtttaaataaagggaaaagccccaaaaaataatctttaaaaaatacctACTTTTTAGGCAGTCCTTTGGTTGACCtgtctgcactttatgtatatGTAATTGTACTTGTGTAGCCACTGTGTTTTCAATATCATCTTGTATGTTGTGATTTTATCTGTTAAACTTACTTTAGAAATAGACCTACATTTTTTCCCATGTGTATTTCCTTGGGGATGCAATTTGCTGCTGTATGCCTCAGAACTGGCCTctactccgcagcgctgtggaaataGGTCTGTATGGTGTACATTTGGATCTTTCATATAAGTCTGTTATGTATACTGTATCATAGATGATGTATTATCAGATAAGCACAAGGAATTGATACAAATAATcatatgtattgtttgtttgaaaTGATGGAAGACGAGATGCTGTATGATTTCACAACAGACTGTTGTAAACAGTGACGGAGTGTGCAAACAGGTGCTCACTGAACTCAGGAGAAGAAGACCTTTAGACCACAAACAGCTCCTTCCTTGGAACATATTGATCTTGTGATCTGCAGCCACAAGATCCTTATGAAGGACTCTATGCACTGGATGCACTTTATTAGCTCATTTTGCACATTAGCACCGGTTTGTTCATTAGCACAGGTCGTTAAGTGGCTGGGTTGGCTTAGTAGGTAGCGCATGCGCACATATACTTcggcctcgacgcagaggtcttgggttcgaatccaacctgtgacgatttcctgcatgttttctctgtcacctATCTGTCCTGGCGGAAAAGCCTTAAAAAATaagtttattattgttttttttaatgatatgtagcctactgtttgTCTAGTTATaacttgttttttgtaaaacttTAATAAAgctctctaaaaaaaaataggtatgtcaatgcgagactacagttCTACAGACAGAGCTGTAGGACTCCAACCTCCACAACGCAAAGCGCGCCGAAGGCTTCTGTTGTGGCCTCTCGTGATGTTCACTCTCGTTGTTCCAA
This window contains:
- the ctu2 gene encoding cytoplasmic tRNA 2-thiolation protein 2; this encodes MCQVDEDYQEQLQQAEVPSVSKKCVKCKEAPAAVVIRAGDTFCRGCFKEYFIHKFRAMLGKNRVIFPGEKVLLAVSGGPSSCSMLSQVQEGLSQNAHKKLRFFPGIVFIDEGGAVGQSVEERQRTLAELQAVFKATGFPFHMVPLEQVLELPSSVLVTAPALSERPAGAYKAAVDHFIQSDSSSVPPRQQEETLLPHVQESHRQLLQQLIGSAKTLTAREDLLNTLRQHLLVHTARTEGYSKLMLGDNCTRLAVKLLTSISLGRGAQLAQDTGFSDSRYGDTILVRPMRDYSAKEIAYYNRMFSVPSVFLPSLDTKTTDKSSIQRLTESFVTKLQADFPSTVSTIYRTSEKLQTACRSSSAADHWDRCLLCMCALDTAVEKASAFKATLISEQLSQTKSPGASSAEIQRQNPAPVELESTAPSGDCCSFGGENCVKAASGGGCCSSIKVPETSDLKSLLCYSCKLTIKDMSSVERLPQYILSEAHRRQRRSQMREEISDFLLDDEDDGDQGD